A single region of the Raphanus sativus cultivar WK10039 chromosome 1, ASM80110v3, whole genome shotgun sequence genome encodes:
- the LOC108856973 gene encoding transcription factor TGA9 isoform X2 — translation MSSKQNHHLMLQQHQRNNNMANSGSTSGLPSTSRTPAPPKASEDKRKATTSGKLLDAKTLRRLAQNREAARKSRLRKKAYVQQLESSRIKLSQLEQELQRARSQGMFMGGCGPPGPNITSGAAMFDMEYGRWLEEDNRHMSEIRTGLQAHLSDNDLRLIVDGYIAHFDEVLRLKAVAAKADVFHLIIGTWMSPAERCFIWMAGFRPSDLIKILVSQMDLLTEQQLMGIYSLQHSSQQAEEALSQGLEQLQQSLIDTLAASPVMDGMQQMAVALGKISNLEGFIRQADNLRQQTVHQLRRILTVRQAARCFLVIGEYYGRLRALSSLWLSRPRETLISDETSCQTTTDLQMVQSSRNNFSNF, via the exons ATGAGTAGCAAACAGAATCATCATCTCATGCTTCAGCAGCATCAACGTAATAACAACATGGCAAACTCAGGCTCAACATCTGGACTTCCCTCTACTTCTCGAACTCCAGCTCCTCCAAAAGCTTCTGAGGATAAG AGGAAGGCTACGACTTCAGGCAAACTTCTTGATGCTAAG ACATTGAGACGTTTGGCCCAAAATAGAGAAGCTGCTCGCAAAAGCCGTCTTAGGAAAAAG GCTTACGTGCAACAGCTAGAATCAAGTAGGATAAAACTTTCCCAGTTGGAGCAAGAACTTCAGCGAGCTCGATCTCAg GGGATGTTTATGGGTGGCTGTGGTCCACCTGGACCTAACATCACTTCCG GAGCTGCAATGTTTGACATGGAATATGGGAGGTGGCTAGAGGAAGATAACCGGCACATGTCGGAGATTCGAACCGGTCTTCAGGCTCATTTATCTGACAATGATTTAAGGTTGATCGTTGACGGTTACATCGCTCACTTTGATGAGGTGTTACGATTAAAAGCTGTGGCCGCGAAAGCAGACGTTTTCCACCTCATCATCGGTACATGGATGTCCCCTGCCGAACGCTGTTTTATCTGGATGGCCGGGTTCCGTCCATCTGACCTCATCAAG atacTTGTGTCGCAAATGGATCTATTGACGGAGCAACAACTGATGGGAATATATAGCCTACAACACTCATCGCAACAAGCGGAGGAGGCTCTCTCGCAAGGCCTCGAACAACTTCAGCAATCTCTCATCGATACTCTAGCTGCCTCTCCCGTCATGGACGGTATGCAACAAATGGCTGTCGCTCTCGGCAAAATCTCTAATCTCGAAGGCTTTATCCGCCAG GCTGATAACCTGAGGCAGCAAACTGTTCACCAACTGCGTCGGATTTTGACCGTTCGCCAAGCCGCACGTTGTTTCCTAGTCATCGGGGAATATTACGGACGGCTCCGAGCTCTTAGCTCTCTTTGGTTGTCTCGACCACGCGA GACTTTGATAAGTGATGAGACATCTTGCCAAACGACGACGGACTTGCAGATGGTTCAGTCATCGCGGAACAACTTCTCCAATTTCTGA
- the LOC130509246 gene encoding meiosis-specific protein ASY2-like isoform X1, with protein MSTSKQLSREQKGKMISSTTGPDSDLERVRGSGDSVEEAHREAMMDTENMTREQRMLVSVAMVQSRADDDGGDGSPDDGMTPYCFYPGNIFEEQRRLDPSRARPPVVEGQDWRNVLPTRSTFESVTKLLKRGKATGVTFIIPSKTQRPWSPPKGYQCVYESYFEKDTKLWFPIPRLVTAYTMRRGVALSQFLNGAWRLAVALMVIGAEAGAALSVRAFEELVSVKINRGLLSLKIRPNYNVVTGYPTKTNDWQRSYFYVKSDRSAFEEPLKTGYRVLWNNEFGIECSLIFYCFRLLTISFSLVLTVPHSNTAEYEEDFLESARIIASQKQDFWENFSYRRIRRSIDRIKRQVWRSDTVPLITKKSKRINLFTKAEQIEINRARAMRELPDLSLVVGKQLGFVEPDQSSNANSSDPGEPRATESDGAQLVRKSGSKRKEREGVSSEEKQAEETSTGGGAGSEKKRARKDPVEVRPSSVERGELQALEPSNNSRDDVLPDPSLDGGLQGTSSKVKKKSKKNNKKSVGESSGHEIAPNTEKETVEAPTTAVSLPKAAVREDARGSNRSSPKAQEGKAVPKNLQGFCPDKVDFIFKRDTPLVCNERDCARFVRQVRGSREHLPLVKDLVFQDEYTAAAGSSVKVSIVSASHSFLVFLLIWSSYPNSFFDVLQSQGDWNEVVRIYDKELKRTYGVIDRQRRNTKEATAALEVMLKKKDEAVIAEAAMRDELSQKEAAMNKELKRARELVKALEKEKTKLANEKKTLEEEKAAAALEHSKEMDRLRESRRYEVTHERIRVMAAMHGKAAVRFQRIQDRESRRDNFEDARCMLGQARGMRRCLEGMKAAGKNISQGDIDIYAGQERHYDAEVKRLIVDDLLEKDLSLSPLVLESRFVIQEMMDKIDKFGSNMDLLDSEAAKTLRTPLRAPGDRSEEPSKSLLDTVQSPARPDAVLPGQEVALKDPSVAEETNKSAPDEPISNTPVNISDSPSFEDADSGASEGHLEGADSGASEEHPEEDLPALD; from the exons ATGTCGACGAGCAAACAACTTTCTCGAGAACAAAAGGGAAAGATGATTTCGAGCACCACTGGTCCCGATAGTGATCTGGAGAGGGTTCGCGGATCCGGCGATAGCGTAGAGGAGGCTCATCGcgaggcgatgatggatacCGAGAACATGACCCGAGAGCAGCGTATGCTCGTCTCGGTAGCGATGGTTCAATCTCGCGCAGACGATGACGGAGGCGATGGCTCTCCTGACGACGGGATGACTCCCTACTGCTTCTACCCGGGAAATATTTTCGAGGAGCAGCGCCGACTCGATCCGTCGCGAGCTCGTCCCCCTGTAGTTGAGGGGCAAGACTGGAGGAACGTTTTACCGACGCGATCCACATTCGAGTCGGTGACGAAGCTGCTGAAGAGAGGCAAGGCGACCGGAGTTACATTCATAATCCCGTCAAAGACCCAAAGGCCGTGGTCCCCCCCGAAGGGGTATCAGTGCGTATACGAGTCGTACTTCGAAAAGGACACGAAACTATGGTTTCCGATTCCTCGACTCGTCACCGCCTACACGATGCGCCGAGGAGTCGCTTTGAGCCAATTCTTGAATGGCGCTTGGCGTCTAGCAGTTGCGCTGATGGTGATTGGGGCGGAAGCTGGCGCTGCTCTCAGCGTCCGAGCATTTGAGGAGCTGGTCTCGGTGAAGATTAATCGAGGCCTGTTATCACTGAAGATACGCCCGAACTATAATGTGGTAACGGGCTATCCGACCAAGACGAACGACTGGCAGCGATCGTACTTCTATGTTAAGTCCGATCGCTCGGCTTTCGAGGAGCCGCTGAAGACCGGTTACCGTGTTCTTTGGAACAATGAATTTGGTATTGAATGTTCTTTAATCTTTTACTGTTTCAGACTCCTGACCAtctctttttctcttgttttgACAGTTCCTCACTCGAATACCGCGGAGTACGAGGAAGATTTCTTGGAGAGTGCTCGGATTATCGCGTCCCAGAAACAGGATTTTTGGGAGAACTTCTCGTACAGGAGGATTCGTAGGTCGATTGATCGGATCAAGCGGC AGGTTTGGCGTTCGGACACCGTTCCTCTCATCACCAAAAAGTCGAAGAGAATCAACTTGTTCACCAAAGCCGAGCAGATTGAAATTAACCGAGCCAGAGCTATGAGGGAATTGCCGGATCTAAGTTTGGTGGTTGGGAAGCAACTCGGGTTCGTGGAACCGGACCAAAGCTCTAACGCAAACTCCTCTGATCCCGGGGAGCCGAGAGCGACTGAGTCGGACGGGGCTCAGCTCGTGAGAAAGTCGGGGAGCAAGAGGAAGGAGAGGGAAGGCGTTTCTTCCGAGGAGAAGCAAGCCGAGGAGACTTCCACCGGTGGGGGCGCCGGATCGGAGAAGAAGCGGGCGCGCAAGGATCCCGTTGAGGTTCGGCCTTCCTCTGTGGAGAGAGGTGAGCTCCAGGCCTTGGAGCCTAGCAACAATTCTCGAGATGACGTTCTCCCGGATCCGTCTCTCGATGGTGGTCTTCAGGGGACTTCTTCTAAGGTGAAGAAGAAGTCgaaaaagaataataagaaGAGTGTCGGCGAATCCTCGGGGCACGAGATAGCGCCCAATACGGAGAAGGAAACCGTGGAGGCTCCGACTACTGCCGTTTCCCTCCCCAAGGCGGCGGTTCGTGAAGATGCCCGGGGATCGAACAGGTCCTCTCCGAAGGCTCAGGAGGGTAAGGCTGTGCCGAAGAACCTGCAGGGGTTTTGCCCGGATAAAGTGGACTTCATTTTCAAGCGGGACACTCCTCTCGTTTGTAACGAGAGAGATTGCGCTCGTTTCGTCCGCCAAGTCCGGGGAAGTAGGGAGCATCTCCCACTCGTCAAGGACTTAGTTTTCCAAGACGAGTACACCGCTGCTGCCGGTTCCTCGGTTAAGGTAAGTATAGTTTCTGCATCGCATTCGTTTCTCGTCTTTCTTCTCATTTGGTCGTCCTATCCCAACTCTTTCTTTGATGTGTTGCAGAGCCAAGGTGACTGGAACGAGGTCGTCCGCATATACGACAAAGAGCTGAAGAGGACCTATGGTGTGATTGATAGGCAACGGCGCAACACCAAGGAGGCGACTGCCGCCTTAGAGGTCATGctgaagaagaaggacgaagcgGTTATTGCAGAAGCGGCCATGAGGGATGAACTCTCCCAGAAAGAGGCGGCTATGAACAAGGAGCTGAAGCGAGCCCGGGAGTTGGTTAAAGCGCTCGAGAAAGAGAAAACCAAGCTGGCAAACGAGAAGAAGACCCTCGAGGAAGAGAAGGCGGCTGCTGCCTTAGAGCATTCCAAGGAGATGGATCGTCTCCGAGAGTCGCGCCGCTATGAGGTTACTCACGAACGGATCCGAGTAATGGCGGCGATGCATGGGAAAGCCGCCGTTCGCTTCCAGAGGATCCAGGATCGGGAGTCCCGTCGTGATAACTTTGAGGATGCGAGATGCATGCTCGGCCAGGCTCGGGGGATGAGACGTTGCCTTGAAGGGATGAAAGCGGCAGGTAAAAACATCTCTCAGGGAGATATTGATATCTACGCCGGGCAAGAGAGGCATTATGATGCGGAGGTGAAGCGTTTGATCGTAGATGATCTTCTCGAGAAGGACCTTTCTTTATCTCCTCTCGTGCTCGAGTCGAGGTTCGTTATCCAGGAGATGATGGATAAAATCGACAAATTTGGGTCGAACATGGACTTGCTCGACTCCGAGGCCGCCAAGACGCTTCGCACTCCCCTCAGAGCACCAGGGGATCGATCCGAAGAGCCGTCGAAGAGCCTTCTCGACACCGTTCAGTCGCCAGCTCGCCCTGATGCTGTTCTCCCGGGTCAAGAAGTTGCCCTTAAGGACCCTTCCGTGGCTGAGGAGACGAACAAGTCAGCTCCCGACGAACCGATCTCCAACACGCCGGTCAATATCTCCGACTCGCCGTCATTCGAGGATGCGGATTCTGGCGCGAGTGAAGGACATCTCGAGGGGGCGGACTCTGGCGCGAGCGAAGAACATCCCGAGGAGGATCTTCCTGCCTTGGATTAG
- the LOC108856973 gene encoding transcription factor TGA9 isoform X1 — protein MATNHNHTHHLSYSLLHGLSSNPPPPGFINQDGSSSFDFGELEEAIVLQGVKYRNNETKPPLFAGGATTLEMFPSWPIRTHQTLPTEESSKSGGESTDSGSANFSGKAESQQPESPMSSKQNHHLMLQQHQRNNNMANSGSTSGLPSTSRTPAPPKASEDKRKATTSGKLLDAKTLRRLAQNREAARKSRLRKKAYVQQLESSRIKLSQLEQELQRARSQGMFMGGCGPPGPNITSGAAMFDMEYGRWLEEDNRHMSEIRTGLQAHLSDNDLRLIVDGYIAHFDEVLRLKAVAAKADVFHLIIGTWMSPAERCFIWMAGFRPSDLIKILVSQMDLLTEQQLMGIYSLQHSSQQAEEALSQGLEQLQQSLIDTLAASPVMDGMQQMAVALGKISNLEGFIRQADNLRQQTVHQLRRILTVRQAARCFLVIGEYYGRLRALSSLWLSRPRETLISDETSCQTTTDLQMVQSSRNNFSNF, from the exons ATGGCCACAAATCATAACCATACTCATCATCTTTCTTATTCACTTCTTCATGGCCTCAGCAGCAATCCTCCACCTCCTGGATTCAT TAACCAAGATGGATCCTCCAGCTTCGACTTCGGAGAGCTAGAAGAAGCAATTGTTCTGCAAGGTGTTAAGTATAGGAACAACGAAACTAAGCCAC CTTTATTTGCAGGAGGAGCTACGACTCTGGAGATGTTCCCTTCATGGCCAATCAGAACTCACCAAACTCTTCCTACT GAGGAGAGTTCCAAGTCAGGAGGAGAGAGCACCGATTCAGGATCAGCAAATTTCTCAGGCAAAGCAGAAAGTCAACAGCCCGAGTCTCCGATGAGTAGCAAACAGAATCATCATCTCATGCTTCAGCAGCATCAACGTAATAACAACATGGCAAACTCAGGCTCAACATCTGGACTTCCCTCTACTTCTCGAACTCCAGCTCCTCCAAAAGCTTCTGAGGATAAG AGGAAGGCTACGACTTCAGGCAAACTTCTTGATGCTAAG ACATTGAGACGTTTGGCCCAAAATAGAGAAGCTGCTCGCAAAAGCCGTCTTAGGAAAAAG GCTTACGTGCAACAGCTAGAATCAAGTAGGATAAAACTTTCCCAGTTGGAGCAAGAACTTCAGCGAGCTCGATCTCAg GGGATGTTTATGGGTGGCTGTGGTCCACCTGGACCTAACATCACTTCCG GAGCTGCAATGTTTGACATGGAATATGGGAGGTGGCTAGAGGAAGATAACCGGCACATGTCGGAGATTCGAACCGGTCTTCAGGCTCATTTATCTGACAATGATTTAAGGTTGATCGTTGACGGTTACATCGCTCACTTTGATGAGGTGTTACGATTAAAAGCTGTGGCCGCGAAAGCAGACGTTTTCCACCTCATCATCGGTACATGGATGTCCCCTGCCGAACGCTGTTTTATCTGGATGGCCGGGTTCCGTCCATCTGACCTCATCAAG atacTTGTGTCGCAAATGGATCTATTGACGGAGCAACAACTGATGGGAATATATAGCCTACAACACTCATCGCAACAAGCGGAGGAGGCTCTCTCGCAAGGCCTCGAACAACTTCAGCAATCTCTCATCGATACTCTAGCTGCCTCTCCCGTCATGGACGGTATGCAACAAATGGCTGTCGCTCTCGGCAAAATCTCTAATCTCGAAGGCTTTATCCGCCAG GCTGATAACCTGAGGCAGCAAACTGTTCACCAACTGCGTCGGATTTTGACCGTTCGCCAAGCCGCACGTTGTTTCCTAGTCATCGGGGAATATTACGGACGGCTCCGAGCTCTTAGCTCTCTTTGGTTGTCTCGACCACGCGA GACTTTGATAAGTGATGAGACATCTTGCCAAACGACGACGGACTTGCAGATGGTTCAGTCATCGCGGAACAACTTCTCCAATTTCTGA
- the LOC130509246 gene encoding meiosis-specific protein ASY2-like isoform X2, with protein sequence MSTSKQLSREQKGKMISSTTGPDSDLERVRGSGDSVEEAHREAMMDTENMTREQRMLVSVAMVQSRADDDGGDGSPDDGMTPYCFYPGNIFEEQRRLDPSRARPPVVEGQDWRNVLPTRSTFESVTKLLKRGKATGVTFIIPSKTQRPWSPPKGYQCVYESYFEKDTKLWFPIPRLVTAYTMRRGVALSQFLNGAWRLAVALMVIGAEAGAALSVRAFEELVSVKINRGLLSLKIRPNYNVVTGYPTKTNDWQRSYFYVKSDRSAFEEPLKTGYRVLWNNEFGIECSLIFYCFRLLTISFSLVLTVPHSNTAEYEEDFLESARIIASQKQDFWENFSYRRIRRSIDRIKRQVWRSDTVPLITKKSKRINLFTKAEQIEINRARAMRELPDLSLVVGKQLGFVEPDQSSNANSSDPGEPRATESDGAQLVRKSGSKRKEREGVSSEEKQAEETSTGGGAGSEKKRARKDPVEVRPSSVERGELQALEPSNNSRDDVLPDPSLDGGLQGTSSKVKKKSKKNNKKSVGESSGHEIAPNTEKETVEAPTTAVSLPKAAVREDARGSNRSSPKAQEGKAVPKNLQGFCPDKVDFIFKRDTPLVCNERDCARFVRQVRGSREHLPLVKDLVFQDEYTAAAGSSVKSQGDWNEVVRIYDKELKRTYGVIDRQRRNTKEATAALEVMLKKKDEAVIAEAAMRDELSQKEAAMNKELKRARELVKALEKEKTKLANEKKTLEEEKAAAALEHSKEMDRLRESRRYEVTHERIRVMAAMHGKAAVRFQRIQDRESRRDNFEDARCMLGQARGMRRCLEGMKAAGKNISQGDIDIYAGQERHYDAEVKRLIVDDLLEKDLSLSPLVLESRFVIQEMMDKIDKFGSNMDLLDSEAAKTLRTPLRAPGDRSEEPSKSLLDTVQSPARPDAVLPGQEVALKDPSVAEETNKSAPDEPISNTPVNISDSPSFEDADSGASEGHLEGADSGASEEHPEEDLPALD encoded by the exons ATGTCGACGAGCAAACAACTTTCTCGAGAACAAAAGGGAAAGATGATTTCGAGCACCACTGGTCCCGATAGTGATCTGGAGAGGGTTCGCGGATCCGGCGATAGCGTAGAGGAGGCTCATCGcgaggcgatgatggatacCGAGAACATGACCCGAGAGCAGCGTATGCTCGTCTCGGTAGCGATGGTTCAATCTCGCGCAGACGATGACGGAGGCGATGGCTCTCCTGACGACGGGATGACTCCCTACTGCTTCTACCCGGGAAATATTTTCGAGGAGCAGCGCCGACTCGATCCGTCGCGAGCTCGTCCCCCTGTAGTTGAGGGGCAAGACTGGAGGAACGTTTTACCGACGCGATCCACATTCGAGTCGGTGACGAAGCTGCTGAAGAGAGGCAAGGCGACCGGAGTTACATTCATAATCCCGTCAAAGACCCAAAGGCCGTGGTCCCCCCCGAAGGGGTATCAGTGCGTATACGAGTCGTACTTCGAAAAGGACACGAAACTATGGTTTCCGATTCCTCGACTCGTCACCGCCTACACGATGCGCCGAGGAGTCGCTTTGAGCCAATTCTTGAATGGCGCTTGGCGTCTAGCAGTTGCGCTGATGGTGATTGGGGCGGAAGCTGGCGCTGCTCTCAGCGTCCGAGCATTTGAGGAGCTGGTCTCGGTGAAGATTAATCGAGGCCTGTTATCACTGAAGATACGCCCGAACTATAATGTGGTAACGGGCTATCCGACCAAGACGAACGACTGGCAGCGATCGTACTTCTATGTTAAGTCCGATCGCTCGGCTTTCGAGGAGCCGCTGAAGACCGGTTACCGTGTTCTTTGGAACAATGAATTTGGTATTGAATGTTCTTTAATCTTTTACTGTTTCAGACTCCTGACCAtctctttttctcttgttttgACAGTTCCTCACTCGAATACCGCGGAGTACGAGGAAGATTTCTTGGAGAGTGCTCGGATTATCGCGTCCCAGAAACAGGATTTTTGGGAGAACTTCTCGTACAGGAGGATTCGTAGGTCGATTGATCGGATCAAGCGGC AGGTTTGGCGTTCGGACACCGTTCCTCTCATCACCAAAAAGTCGAAGAGAATCAACTTGTTCACCAAAGCCGAGCAGATTGAAATTAACCGAGCCAGAGCTATGAGGGAATTGCCGGATCTAAGTTTGGTGGTTGGGAAGCAACTCGGGTTCGTGGAACCGGACCAAAGCTCTAACGCAAACTCCTCTGATCCCGGGGAGCCGAGAGCGACTGAGTCGGACGGGGCTCAGCTCGTGAGAAAGTCGGGGAGCAAGAGGAAGGAGAGGGAAGGCGTTTCTTCCGAGGAGAAGCAAGCCGAGGAGACTTCCACCGGTGGGGGCGCCGGATCGGAGAAGAAGCGGGCGCGCAAGGATCCCGTTGAGGTTCGGCCTTCCTCTGTGGAGAGAGGTGAGCTCCAGGCCTTGGAGCCTAGCAACAATTCTCGAGATGACGTTCTCCCGGATCCGTCTCTCGATGGTGGTCTTCAGGGGACTTCTTCTAAGGTGAAGAAGAAGTCgaaaaagaataataagaaGAGTGTCGGCGAATCCTCGGGGCACGAGATAGCGCCCAATACGGAGAAGGAAACCGTGGAGGCTCCGACTACTGCCGTTTCCCTCCCCAAGGCGGCGGTTCGTGAAGATGCCCGGGGATCGAACAGGTCCTCTCCGAAGGCTCAGGAGGGTAAGGCTGTGCCGAAGAACCTGCAGGGGTTTTGCCCGGATAAAGTGGACTTCATTTTCAAGCGGGACACTCCTCTCGTTTGTAACGAGAGAGATTGCGCTCGTTTCGTCCGCCAAGTCCGGGGAAGTAGGGAGCATCTCCCACTCGTCAAGGACTTAGTTTTCCAAGACGAGTACACCGCTGCTGCCGGTTCCTCGGTTAAG AGCCAAGGTGACTGGAACGAGGTCGTCCGCATATACGACAAAGAGCTGAAGAGGACCTATGGTGTGATTGATAGGCAACGGCGCAACACCAAGGAGGCGACTGCCGCCTTAGAGGTCATGctgaagaagaaggacgaagcgGTTATTGCAGAAGCGGCCATGAGGGATGAACTCTCCCAGAAAGAGGCGGCTATGAACAAGGAGCTGAAGCGAGCCCGGGAGTTGGTTAAAGCGCTCGAGAAAGAGAAAACCAAGCTGGCAAACGAGAAGAAGACCCTCGAGGAAGAGAAGGCGGCTGCTGCCTTAGAGCATTCCAAGGAGATGGATCGTCTCCGAGAGTCGCGCCGCTATGAGGTTACTCACGAACGGATCCGAGTAATGGCGGCGATGCATGGGAAAGCCGCCGTTCGCTTCCAGAGGATCCAGGATCGGGAGTCCCGTCGTGATAACTTTGAGGATGCGAGATGCATGCTCGGCCAGGCTCGGGGGATGAGACGTTGCCTTGAAGGGATGAAAGCGGCAGGTAAAAACATCTCTCAGGGAGATATTGATATCTACGCCGGGCAAGAGAGGCATTATGATGCGGAGGTGAAGCGTTTGATCGTAGATGATCTTCTCGAGAAGGACCTTTCTTTATCTCCTCTCGTGCTCGAGTCGAGGTTCGTTATCCAGGAGATGATGGATAAAATCGACAAATTTGGGTCGAACATGGACTTGCTCGACTCCGAGGCCGCCAAGACGCTTCGCACTCCCCTCAGAGCACCAGGGGATCGATCCGAAGAGCCGTCGAAGAGCCTTCTCGACACCGTTCAGTCGCCAGCTCGCCCTGATGCTGTTCTCCCGGGTCAAGAAGTTGCCCTTAAGGACCCTTCCGTGGCTGAGGAGACGAACAAGTCAGCTCCCGACGAACCGATCTCCAACACGCCGGTCAATATCTCCGACTCGCCGTCATTCGAGGATGCGGATTCTGGCGCGAGTGAAGGACATCTCGAGGGGGCGGACTCTGGCGCGAGCGAAGAACATCCCGAGGAGGATCTTCCTGCCTTGGATTAG